CTACTTTCCGGTATTCAATGCTGTATGGCTGGCAAAAGGCCAGGTTATAATAAACCACACCGTCAGCATTGTATTCTTTGACCAGCCGGAGAATGTCCTCTATCCGGCCATTGTTAGGAGTGTAGCAGGCACAGTTTATATTCAGGGCACGCTCAGAGATGGCGGCCAACTGTTCATCGAGAGTAGCTCCGTCTTCCCGTACTGTTGTCTCAAAATACCTGGTGCCGGTACATGTTTCTTCGCAGACAACCACAGCGCCGCTCCCTTCGATAATGGCGTGCAGCTTCCAGCTCGGTATCGGCATAGGACTGCCCGTGATAAGGATTCTTGGGGCGCCTTTTTCAGCAATACCTTCACCTCTGACAATCCGTGTCTCCAGCTCATCGCACAGGGCGTTGACCTGTTGGGTAAAACGTTTGGGGTCATCAAAAAAGGCCAGCTCACTTATCAGCAGCACGTCTTTGCCGGAGATGGGCGCCGGGTCTGCTTTACGGCAGTTATAGAGCCGTTGGAGGGCGGCTCTTTTTTCATTGGCAATTTTGATGGATGCGGCCAGCTTTTGGGCAGTTATGGCGACGCCTGATTCTTTCTCCATTTTTTCTTTGAAACGCCTTATTTCTTCCATCCAGAGGGCTTTATCAGCTTCTGCCCTGCGTTGGGGAAGTTCCATGACATGGGTAGGAATGAATTCGTCAAGAATTTCCCAGGCCTTTTTCTTACCGTCACAGGTGGTTTCACCGACCACAAAATCCGCTACCTGAAAATAAGGGCAGATGCGGTCGAGTTTGAAACCGACACTGGATTTAATCAACGGGCACAAATTTCTTGGCAACACTTGTTCCCCGGTGGGAACAGGAAACTGGGCCCCGGCACATAGGCCGATACTGACGCCACCGGCAGCGGTAATTATCTCATCCGGCACAAAAACGCAGAAGGAGGCGACTACTTTTCCGCCGTTGGCTTTATGGTCCACTAATTCCTTCACTCTGATGCCGTGAATATCTCCTACCACAAAATCAAAGTAACCCATACCTTTGGGCCTGTTCTCCTGAGCCATAAAGAGCTTTCCGTATACTTCCGG
This genomic stretch from Thermincola ferriacetica harbors:
- a CDS encoding double-cubane-cluster-containing anaerobic reductase yields the protein MWKDLGMDLEKHDEFLAPVPEVYGKLFMAQENRPKGMGYFDFVVGDIHGIRVKELVDHKANGGKVVASFCVFVPDEIITAAGGVSIGLCAGAQFPVPTGEQVLPRNLCPLIKSSVGFKLDRICPYFQVADFVVGETTCDGKKKAWEILDEFIPTHVMELPQRRAEADKALWMEEIRRFKEKMEKESGVAITAQKLAASIKIANEKRAALQRLYNCRKADPAPISGKDVLLISELAFFDDPKRFTQQVNALCDELETRIVRGEGIAEKGAPRILITGSPMPIPSWKLHAIIEGSGAVVVCEETCTGTRYFETTVREDGATLDEQLAAISERALNINCACYTPNNGRIEDILRLVKEYNADGVVYYNLAFCQPYSIEYRKVEKALQEAGIPVIKIESDFSEEDTGQLQTRIEAFLEMLDK